A region from the Arthrobacter roseus genome encodes:
- a CDS encoding LysR substrate-binding domain-containing protein codes for MKPTSALTIGFVPGVTPAKWAGRWRERHPEIPLELMECDAGEQVRVLHDGKIDVGLVRLPIPLEGVHVIPLYSEKPVVVAAKEHFIALYEDEVPLADLEGEMFLDVVELGAAMAVEVAASGAGIAIMPMSLARLYNRRDAVNRPVSDSPETRIGIAWLSNNTSELIEEFIGIVRGRTANSSRQPLAGSATGEPNGKDSSGKGSSKDRRKPTSNPRREGKQSGSSVPRSNSRGTSGGKGRESGQGKHGRRGRR; via the coding sequence GTGAAGCCAACAAGTGCCCTGACGATCGGCTTTGTACCCGGGGTGACTCCGGCAAAGTGGGCGGGCCGATGGCGTGAGCGCCATCCTGAGATTCCCTTGGAACTGATGGAGTGCGACGCCGGCGAGCAGGTGAGAGTCCTGCATGACGGGAAGATCGACGTCGGCCTTGTCCGCCTTCCGATACCTCTGGAGGGCGTCCATGTCATTCCGCTCTATTCGGAGAAGCCTGTGGTTGTCGCGGCGAAGGAACACTTCATAGCCCTCTACGAAGACGAAGTACCGTTGGCTGATCTGGAGGGCGAGATGTTCCTCGACGTGGTGGAGCTCGGAGCGGCCATGGCCGTGGAAGTTGCCGCTTCCGGAGCCGGAATTGCTATCATGCCCATGTCGCTGGCGCGCCTCTATAATCGCCGGGACGCAGTTAATCGTCCGGTTTCTGATTCACCGGAAACCCGCATCGGTATTGCCTGGTTGTCTAACAACACCTCAGAACTGATCGAGGAATTCATTGGCATAGTGCGGGGGCGCACCGCCAACAGCTCGCGTCAGCCCCTCGCCGGATCAGCCACTGGTGAGCCCAACGGCAAGGACAGCTCCGGCAAGGGCAGTTCAAAGGATCGGCGGAAGCCGACGTCGAACCCTCGTCGAGAGGGCAAACAGTCCGGAAGTTCCGTGCCACGCTCCAACTCACGGGGGACCAGCGGTGGTAAGGGGCGGGAGTCAGGGCAAGGCAAGCACGGGCGGCGAGGCCGCCGCTGA
- a CDS encoding GntP family permease: MEIEGWTQTLGALPLLLIAAAAVALLLFLIIKVRLHAFVSLIIVSILTVFATGIPAGRTIDVLLFGFGDTLASVALLVGIGAMLGRLVETSGGARALADYLINLFGEKRAPLALGVASLLFGFPIFFDAGLVVMLPVIFSVARHLGGGVLRYGLPAAGAFSVMHVFVPPHPGPVAASEFFDANVGVVLLVGLIAAIPTWYVAAYLYGLWAGKKFVLPVPALLGEADEESRENPPRFGTVLFILLLPMFLIFLNTGLTTLSTAGVLPEGTDGQLWFQILITIGATPVALLIALLVAAYVLGRRRGVEKSVLEKTLESALGPVCSVILITGAGGMFGGVLETSGIGGALANVLGDAGIPVILAGFLVAAILRIAQGSATVALTTAAGLLAPAIASGDYNVVQVAALVVAVAGGSVVASHVNDSGFWLVGRFMDMDVRTTLKTWTVMETGIGVMGFGIAAAVFGLASIG; this comes from the coding sequence ATGGAAATTGAAGGCTGGACACAAACCCTAGGGGCGCTCCCGCTGCTGCTGATTGCAGCCGCAGCCGTCGCACTCTTGCTGTTCCTCATCATCAAAGTGCGGCTCCACGCATTCGTTTCGCTGATCATCGTGAGTATTCTCACGGTGTTCGCAACCGGCATCCCAGCCGGACGCACCATCGACGTCCTGCTGTTCGGTTTCGGCGACACCCTCGCCTCCGTTGCACTCCTAGTCGGCATCGGCGCCATGCTGGGCAGGCTCGTGGAAACCAGCGGCGGCGCCCGAGCCCTCGCTGACTATTTGATCAACCTCTTTGGCGAAAAACGCGCGCCCCTGGCCCTCGGCGTCGCCTCCCTTCTCTTTGGCTTCCCTATCTTCTTTGACGCGGGCCTGGTGGTCATGCTCCCCGTGATCTTCTCGGTGGCACGCCACCTAGGCGGCGGTGTTCTGCGCTACGGGCTCCCCGCAGCGGGCGCGTTCTCAGTGATGCACGTGTTCGTGCCACCGCACCCCGGCCCGGTGGCCGCCTCTGAGTTCTTCGACGCGAACGTCGGCGTCGTCCTGCTGGTGGGCCTTATCGCAGCCATTCCCACCTGGTACGTGGCCGCGTATCTCTATGGCCTGTGGGCGGGTAAGAAATTCGTCCTGCCGGTGCCCGCTCTTCTGGGTGAAGCGGATGAAGAGAGCCGCGAAAACCCTCCGCGCTTCGGCACGGTCTTGTTCATCCTGCTGTTGCCCATGTTCTTGATCTTTCTCAACACAGGACTCACGACGCTGAGTACGGCCGGAGTTCTCCCAGAGGGAACTGACGGCCAGCTGTGGTTCCAAATTCTCATCACCATCGGTGCAACGCCCGTGGCTCTGCTGATCGCACTGCTCGTAGCTGCATACGTACTGGGACGTCGTCGCGGCGTAGAGAAATCAGTGCTCGAGAAGACTCTCGAATCGGCACTTGGCCCCGTCTGTTCGGTCATTCTCATCACCGGCGCAGGCGGCATGTTCGGCGGTGTCCTTGAAACCTCCGGCATCGGCGGTGCACTGGCGAACGTGCTCGGCGACGCCGGAATACCAGTCATCCTTGCCGGCTTCCTGGTCGCCGCCATCTTGCGCATCGCCCAAGGCTCCGCCACGGTGGCGCTGACGACGGCGGCGGGACTGCTCGCTCCCGCGATCGCCTCCGGCGACTACAACGTTGTCCAGGTAGCGGCTCTGGTTGTCGCGGTCGCAGGCGGCTCAGTGGTAGCCAGCCACGTGAACGATTCCGGGTTCTGGCTCGTCGGCCGCTTCATGGACATGGACGTACGCACAACGCTCAAAACCTGGACGGTCATGGAGACCGGGATCGGCGTTATGGGCTTCGGCATCGCAGCCGCCGTCTTCGGACTGGCCTCAATCGGTTAG
- a CDS encoding gluconokinase, with translation MSESAQHLVIMGVSGSGKSTVAEMLAQRLGWTFSEADEFHPQSNIDKMTAGTPLNDDDRKPWLEAMRDWMAQMADDDVNTVVTCSALKHSYRDTLRQASGTVYFIHLHGSEELLSQRMTTRSGHFMPPSLLPSQLETLEMLGDDEAGLTIDIANTPEEIVDKVLTKLNLNAR, from the coding sequence ATGAGCGAATCAGCACAACATCTGGTCATTATGGGAGTTTCCGGCTCCGGCAAGTCCACGGTCGCGGAAATGCTCGCCCAGCGGCTCGGGTGGACGTTCTCCGAAGCGGACGAATTCCACCCTCAGTCCAACATCGACAAAATGACAGCTGGCACTCCTCTCAACGACGACGACCGCAAGCCCTGGCTCGAAGCTATGCGCGACTGGATGGCACAAATGGCCGATGACGACGTCAACACCGTCGTCACCTGCTCCGCCCTGAAGCATAGTTACCGCGACACCCTCCGTCAGGCATCTGGAACCGTGTACTTCATTCATCTCCACGGCAGCGAAGAATTGTTGAGCCAACGGATGACCACGCGCTCCGGCCACTTCATGCCGCCGTCCCTGCTCCCCTCCCAACTCGAAACACTGGAAATGCTGGGCGACGACGAAGCCGGCCTCACGATTGACATCGCAAACACTCCGGAGGAGATTGTGGACAAGGTCCTCACCAAACTCAACCTGAACGCCCGCTGA
- a CDS encoding sigma-70 family RNA polymerase sigma factor — translation MLTISPCADNLVLGHLDLARSVARSFSVTGPDSPDILQVAYLGLVKASHRYDADFGVPFPAYAVPTMAGEIKRYLRDSCWMVRPPRTVQDLRTEAARASSALAQKLGREPSLDELSEQLDEHPDAVAEAMNCQSSMRPDSLDALAGDSSWADRLCAADSSMDRRDEVLSLRAAVAELSAKEKELLFRRFYCEESQQRVGERLGMSQMQVSRLLARTLVRLQKCLSDAPGQDATTK, via the coding sequence ATGCTCACCATAAGCCCGTGCGCGGACAATCTGGTTCTGGGTCATTTGGATCTTGCCCGTTCGGTAGCACGATCCTTCTCGGTGACGGGGCCCGATTCCCCGGATATTCTCCAAGTGGCATATCTCGGACTGGTTAAAGCAAGCCATCGGTATGACGCCGACTTTGGCGTACCCTTCCCGGCCTACGCTGTACCCACGATGGCCGGCGAAATCAAACGATACCTCCGGGACAGCTGCTGGATGGTCCGGCCGCCCCGCACGGTGCAGGACCTGCGAACCGAAGCGGCCAGGGCGTCGTCGGCCCTTGCCCAGAAGCTAGGACGGGAACCATCCCTCGACGAACTATCAGAACAACTCGACGAGCACCCGGACGCCGTCGCTGAGGCGATGAATTGCCAGAGCAGCATGCGTCCGGACTCCCTCGACGCATTGGCCGGTGACTCGTCCTGGGCGGACCGCCTGTGTGCAGCGGACAGCTCAATGGATCGACGTGACGAAGTGCTGTCTCTGCGCGCTGCTGTCGCTGAGTTATCAGCGAAGGAAAAGGAACTGCTGTTCCGCCGTTTCTACTGTGAAGAATCCCAGCAACGCGTGGGGGAACGGCTTGGAATGAGCCAGATGCAGGTATCGAGACTGCTGGCACGGACTCTGGTGCGGCTCCAGAAGTGCCTGAGTGATGCGCCGGGGCAAGACGCTACGACGAAGTGA
- a CDS encoding cation transporter encodes MRSAVKEAHFGHTTLPDEQAQALRKAVKFEWITVGFLAISTTIVFLVLGNSQVMKAAWIEDLLSFLPPISFLVAVHFIKRPPSIRHPYGYHRATGIAHLVAAVALSVMGAYLILDSGLGLLKAEHPTIGAVTLFGQTFWLGWLMMAAMALTAVPPVYLGLVKMKLARSLHDKVLYADADMNKADWMTAAAAGVGVAGIGMGLWWADAVAALIISVSILRDGIKNLRSAVGALADARAMTYDDADTHPLTGDIDRYLSGLPWVSEARSRTRDEGHVFHIESFVVPKKKAATLQQLEDAREGCIELDWKVQDMVIVPVAQLPDEFLPGPTSGGEED; translated from the coding sequence ATGAGGTCAGCCGTCAAAGAGGCGCACTTTGGGCACACCACACTGCCGGATGAGCAGGCTCAGGCACTCCGTAAGGCCGTGAAGTTCGAGTGGATCACGGTCGGCTTCCTCGCTATTTCCACCACCATCGTCTTCCTCGTCCTCGGAAACTCGCAGGTTATGAAAGCCGCGTGGATCGAGGACCTCCTCTCATTCCTCCCACCGATCTCCTTCCTCGTCGCTGTCCACTTCATCAAGAGGCCGCCGTCGATCAGGCATCCCTACGGCTACCACCGAGCCACGGGCATCGCCCACCTGGTCGCCGCCGTCGCACTCTCTGTGATGGGCGCCTACCTGATTCTCGATTCCGGGCTCGGCCTCCTCAAAGCCGAACACCCAACCATTGGTGCCGTGACGCTCTTCGGCCAGACGTTCTGGCTCGGATGGCTCATGATGGCTGCCATGGCCCTGACAGCGGTACCGCCCGTCTACCTGGGCCTCGTCAAGATGAAGCTCGCGCGCTCCCTGCACGACAAGGTCCTCTACGCAGACGCGGACATGAATAAAGCAGACTGGATGACAGCAGCCGCTGCTGGCGTCGGTGTTGCCGGGATAGGCATGGGACTGTGGTGGGCGGATGCGGTCGCTGCGCTCATCATTTCCGTGAGCATCCTGCGCGACGGCATCAAGAACCTCCGCAGTGCGGTGGGAGCATTAGCAGATGCACGTGCCATGACCTACGACGACGCCGACACACATCCCCTGACGGGCGACATCGATCGCTACCTGTCCGGGCTGCCCTGGGTGAGCGAAGCCCGGTCCAGAACGCGTGACGAAGGGCATGTGTTCCACATCGAGTCCTTCGTTGTCCCCAAGAAAAAGGCAGCGACTCTTCAGCAGCTTGAAGATGCACGGGAGGGGTGCATCGAGTTGGACTGGAAAGTTCAGGACATGGTGATCGTCCCAGTGGCGCAACTACCCGATGAGTTCCTTCCTGGCCCTACCTCGGGCGGCGAAGAGGACTAA
- a CDS encoding transporter substrate-binding domain-containing protein, with the protein MFKHRPACIAVMAILLLMLSACSHYPADPDKTLEKVTDGTIRVGVTENQKWVQLEDGTEPQGIEPDLLRDFASQLNADVEWHQGSEHELVQDLKHDELDVVIGGIAGNTPWTTHAGLSRPYVETKDERGTTVQHVMLVPLGENAFLLRLDKFLQAQEVRP; encoded by the coding sequence ATGTTTAAGCACAGACCCGCATGCATCGCCGTGATGGCGATACTCCTGCTCATGCTGTCTGCCTGCTCTCACTACCCGGCGGACCCAGACAAAACGCTGGAAAAAGTGACCGATGGAACCATCCGCGTAGGCGTCACCGAAAACCAGAAATGGGTACAGCTTGAGGATGGCACTGAACCACAAGGCATTGAGCCTGACCTGCTCCGGGACTTCGCATCGCAACTAAATGCTGACGTCGAATGGCACCAGGGCAGCGAGCACGAACTCGTTCAGGACCTTAAACACGACGAACTCGACGTGGTGATCGGCGGGATTGCCGGCAATACCCCATGGACAACACACGCAGGACTCAGCCGCCCCTACGTGGAGACAAAGGACGAGCGCGGCACGACTGTCCAGCACGTCATGCTCGTTCCTCTCGGCGAGAACGCATTCCTCCTCAGACTTGATAAGTTCCTTCAGGCACAGGAGGTCCGGCCATGA
- a CDS encoding glycosyltransferase family 9 protein encodes MSKNHPELLVLRALKLGDLLVSVPALRALRHHYPGHRITYAGPTWLQPILALTGSVDNLLGTPSLEEPLNVPSGAIDVAVNLHGSGPQSHRRLDVLAPKERMGYAANGWSAPLWRDDVHERNRWTDLLNWYGIPADPLDYRLLKPPTPSAHPGAVVVHPGAAYGSRLWPADRFAAVVRALQCQGHTVVLTGSADERERAMKIADDGGLARTAVLAGKLNLTEFAGVVSAAALVISADTGAAHLATAYGTPSVTIFGPAPVAAWGPPDGPHIALTDESVRVGNVFGAYPDPALLAITVEQVLSAAERLGISGNQTH; translated from the coding sequence GTGTCCAAGAACCATCCCGAGCTGTTGGTCCTGCGCGCGCTCAAACTCGGCGACCTACTCGTTTCCGTTCCTGCACTTCGCGCCCTTCGCCATCACTACCCGGGGCATCGCATCACTTACGCAGGCCCTACCTGGCTGCAGCCTATTCTGGCGCTGACCGGCAGTGTGGATAACCTGTTGGGAACTCCCTCTCTGGAAGAACCGCTCAATGTTCCATCGGGCGCCATCGATGTGGCCGTGAATCTGCACGGCAGTGGTCCCCAGAGCCACCGACGGCTTGACGTGCTAGCGCCCAAGGAACGTATGGGGTACGCTGCCAACGGCTGGTCCGCACCCCTCTGGCGCGATGACGTCCACGAACGCAACAGATGGACCGACCTGTTGAACTGGTACGGCATTCCCGCGGACCCTCTCGACTACCGCCTCCTCAAACCCCCGACACCGAGTGCCCATCCGGGCGCCGTCGTCGTCCATCCCGGTGCCGCCTACGGAAGCCGGCTGTGGCCTGCAGATCGGTTTGCCGCCGTTGTCCGCGCCCTTCAATGTCAGGGGCACACGGTGGTTCTCACCGGAAGTGCTGACGAACGGGAACGAGCCATGAAAATAGCCGACGACGGCGGGTTGGCGCGGACAGCCGTGCTGGCCGGGAAGCTGAACCTCACCGAATTTGCGGGCGTGGTGTCTGCTGCAGCGCTGGTCATTTCGGCTGATACTGGCGCGGCCCATTTGGCGACCGCGTACGGCACGCCGTCGGTGACCATCTTCGGCCCGGCGCCCGTGGCGGCTTGGGGTCCGCCGGATGGGCCGCACATCGCGCTGACTGATGAGTCGGTCAGAGTGGGCAACGTTTTTGGTGCTTATCCGGATCCTGCGCTGCTGGCAATCACCGTGGAGCAGGTTCTTTCGGCTGCCGAACGTCTGGGCATCAGCGGGAACCAGACACACTGA
- a CDS encoding GAF and ANTAR domain-containing protein, whose translation MVSNNAESTDSILTETLQNMVLESSDVNEFLNGLARLCAETFSTPSDEVLCGVTLLRPRRAATVASSTERARELDEVQLRFDDGPCMRAARENKMYYVADFRKENRFPEYREAIAEHGILSAIGLPIVLEGEANAGLDLYSAKADAFSEDAIKAAQDFARTASVSLRMAVRIAKLTETGIHLQAAMETRTAIDLAAGIIMGQNRCSQDEAVNILKMASSARNTKLNLVAEALIQSVSETPAATHFDD comes from the coding sequence ATGGTGTCCAACAATGCTGAGTCCACAGATTCTATTCTGACCGAGACGCTGCAGAACATGGTGTTGGAGAGTTCGGACGTCAACGAATTCCTCAACGGTCTGGCGCGGCTCTGCGCAGAAACATTTTCTACCCCCAGCGACGAGGTGCTTTGCGGTGTCACGCTGCTGCGTCCACGTCGTGCCGCAACGGTTGCCAGCAGCACTGAACGCGCGCGGGAACTGGATGAGGTTCAGTTGCGCTTCGACGACGGCCCCTGCATGCGGGCGGCAAGAGAAAACAAAATGTACTACGTCGCGGATTTCCGGAAGGAGAACCGGTTTCCCGAATATCGGGAGGCGATCGCCGAACACGGCATCCTGTCCGCCATCGGGCTCCCCATTGTCCTGGAAGGTGAGGCCAACGCCGGGCTGGACCTTTATTCGGCAAAAGCGGATGCGTTCAGCGAGGATGCCATCAAGGCTGCTCAAGACTTCGCCCGTACAGCCTCTGTTTCATTGCGCATGGCCGTGCGGATCGCGAAGCTCACTGAAACAGGCATACATTTACAGGCGGCCATGGAAACCCGGACGGCCATCGATCTCGCGGCGGGGATCATCATGGGGCAGAACCGCTGCAGTCAGGATGAGGCGGTGAACATCCTCAAAATGGCCTCCAGTGCAAGAAACACCAAATTGAATCTGGTAGCCGAGGCCCTCATTCAGAGTGTGAGTGAAACCCCAGCTGCCACGCATTTCGACGACTGA
- a CDS encoding NAD(P)/FAD-dependent oxidoreductase, whose product MDGTEHHEVIVVGGGNAGVSVAARLRRYGFDDVAVIEPSENHLYQPFFSHVAGGTVRADRAVRPMRTVIPKGVTWIQDRVQHANPHAQTVRLSSGKELSYDQAIICPGIQRDWDAVNGLSEAMSSPEAASNYELDYAQKAWSLIRNLRSGTAVFVQPPGPASCAGAAQKPLYLACDYWREQGVLDQLRVVLVVPSPTVFGMDLIDEELNRKIAEYGIELHCDSELTGVDSAQRSVQIRDNLTGDAEEISYDLLHVVPPQSAPDWLKSTALSAAGDPGGFVEVNPQTLQHPRFPNVWSLGDAAGTTNSKSGGALREQTATLAKNLKAVRKGKKPTKKYNGYSVCPFTVSRSSVVLAEFDDIYRPKPSVPFWKGLARERRLTWITDRYILPWIYWNLILKGRA is encoded by the coding sequence ATGGACGGTACAGAGCATCACGAAGTAATTGTTGTGGGCGGCGGGAACGCGGGCGTATCCGTGGCTGCACGCTTGCGTCGATATGGGTTCGACGACGTTGCTGTCATTGAACCGAGCGAGAATCACCTATATCAACCATTTTTCTCCCATGTAGCTGGAGGGACCGTCCGCGCCGATCGCGCCGTTCGGCCGATGCGCACCGTCATACCCAAAGGCGTTACATGGATCCAGGACCGCGTTCAACACGCGAACCCACACGCGCAGACCGTTAGGCTCTCCTCCGGCAAAGAGCTGTCCTACGATCAGGCAATTATCTGTCCTGGCATACAGCGTGATTGGGACGCAGTGAACGGCTTGTCTGAGGCAATGTCTTCTCCCGAGGCCGCATCAAACTATGAACTCGACTACGCGCAGAAGGCATGGTCACTCATCAGGAACCTGCGTAGCGGTACGGCAGTTTTTGTGCAGCCACCAGGGCCAGCGTCCTGCGCTGGCGCAGCACAGAAACCCCTGTATCTAGCGTGTGACTATTGGCGGGAACAGGGTGTACTGGATCAGCTACGTGTTGTTCTGGTGGTCCCCAGCCCGACGGTTTTCGGAATGGACCTGATCGATGAGGAACTCAACCGCAAAATTGCCGAGTACGGGATAGAGCTACATTGCGACAGTGAACTCACAGGCGTTGACTCGGCGCAACGAAGCGTTCAGATCCGGGACAACCTCACCGGAGACGCGGAGGAAATATCCTACGACCTTCTTCACGTTGTCCCCCCGCAATCGGCTCCCGACTGGCTGAAGTCGACCGCGCTCTCGGCCGCAGGCGACCCCGGCGGATTCGTTGAGGTGAACCCCCAGACTCTGCAGCATCCCCGGTTTCCCAACGTCTGGTCACTAGGAGACGCGGCTGGTACCACCAACTCAAAATCAGGTGGTGCTCTCCGAGAGCAAACCGCCACACTAGCCAAGAACCTGAAAGCAGTGCGTAAAGGCAAGAAGCCCACGAAAAAATACAACGGTTACTCCGTATGCCCATTCACGGTGTCACGGTCCTCAGTGGTCCTCGCCGAGTTCGACGATATCTACCGGCCGAAGCCCAGTGTGCCGTTCTGGAAAGGACTGGCGCGAGAACGGCGCCTTACTTGGATCACAGACCGCTATATCCTGCCGTGGATCTACTGGAACCTGATTTTGAAGGGACGAGCATGA
- a CDS encoding lipopolysaccharide assembly protein LapA domain-containing protein, with protein MTSDSTDPRAGRDRASEPRDDIQEGRALASSAARSRSGAIWVAVVSALILLLLLIVFFIQNEAPVLVAFFGFEGSIALGLALLIAAVGGGIVVALVGAIRIIKLRASNRRSHK; from the coding sequence ATGACTTCTGATTCAACTGATCCGCGCGCCGGGCGGGACCGAGCATCGGAGCCACGCGACGATATTCAGGAAGGACGCGCACTGGCCTCGTCGGCGGCTCGCTCTCGCAGCGGTGCCATTTGGGTAGCCGTTGTCAGTGCGTTGATCCTTCTCTTGTTGTTGATCGTCTTCTTCATCCAAAATGAAGCCCCTGTCTTGGTGGCCTTTTTTGGTTTCGAGGGATCGATCGCTTTGGGATTGGCGTTGCTGATCGCGGCGGTTGGAGGCGGCATCGTCGTCGCGCTCGTCGGCGCAATTCGCATCATCAAGCTGCGAGCCTCGAACCGTAGGTCGCACAAGTAA
- a CDS encoding amidohydrolase, translated as MKTSLELSDAQRHQMHDLYRHLHARPELSMQESETASLITVKLQALELEVVACGGTGVVGVLKNGDGPVVGYRADTDGLPILEDTGLDYASTATGVMPDGTGVPVMHGCGHDTHIAVALTTVRLLHENRDEWAGTVVFIFQPGEETGVGAKAMVDDGLWDKAPRPSIIFGQHVWPGIAGTLDITSGTAMAMADSWKVTVKGRQAHGSQPEESIDPIVLGAHMVVRIQSIVSREVHPMKSAVVTIGTFHAGLKENIIPASAEFTLNVRTFDPDVRDRVLSSLRRIIQAEADASGAPTPVIEEITNFPECYNDPASTAELIGHLRGGLGEDSVNEVPPVMGSEDFGALAQAIGVPSVYWFFGGYPQEKYDAGTPIAGNHSPEFAPVLEPTLSTGVKAATTALLSKLA; from the coding sequence ATGAAGACCAGCCTCGAGCTTTCCGACGCCCAGCGGCATCAGATGCACGACCTCTACCGGCACCTCCATGCACGTCCAGAACTGTCCATGCAGGAGTCGGAAACGGCGTCGCTCATTACCGTAAAGCTGCAAGCGCTGGAACTTGAGGTCGTGGCCTGTGGGGGAACCGGCGTCGTCGGCGTTCTAAAAAACGGTGACGGGCCAGTGGTCGGGTATCGAGCGGACACGGACGGTCTGCCGATCCTTGAGGACACCGGATTGGACTACGCAAGCACGGCAACCGGAGTTATGCCTGATGGGACCGGTGTGCCCGTAATGCACGGTTGCGGTCATGACACTCACATCGCTGTTGCGCTCACCACTGTCCGTCTCCTGCACGAGAACCGTGACGAGTGGGCCGGAACCGTGGTGTTTATCTTCCAGCCGGGGGAGGAAACGGGAGTTGGTGCCAAGGCCATGGTCGACGACGGTTTGTGGGACAAGGCGCCGAGACCCTCGATCATCTTTGGGCAGCACGTTTGGCCTGGGATCGCGGGCACGCTCGACATCACCAGCGGCACCGCGATGGCGATGGCCGATTCGTGGAAGGTCACCGTCAAGGGGCGGCAGGCGCACGGTTCGCAACCCGAGGAATCGATTGACCCTATTGTGCTCGGGGCGCACATGGTGGTGCGTATCCAATCAATCGTTTCGCGGGAAGTGCACCCCATGAAGTCGGCTGTCGTCACTATCGGCACGTTCCATGCTGGACTAAAGGAAAACATTATCCCCGCCTCCGCCGAGTTCACCCTCAACGTCCGTACCTTCGATCCCGACGTTCGAGATCGTGTCTTGTCCTCGCTACGGCGCATCATTCAGGCAGAAGCAGACGCTTCCGGTGCCCCCACGCCGGTTATCGAAGAGATCACGAACTTTCCCGAGTGCTACAACGACCCCGCTTCCACAGCTGAGCTGATCGGCCACCTTCGCGGAGGTCTGGGCGAGGACAGCGTCAATGAGGTTCCGCCGGTGATGGGCAGTGAGGACTTCGGTGCGCTGGCCCAGGCCATCGGCGTGCCGTCCGTGTACTGGTTCTTCGGCGGGTATCCGCAGGAAAAGTACGACGCCGGTACCCCGATTGCCGGAAACCACTCACCTGAGTTTGCCCCCGTGCTGGAACCGACGCTCAGCACAGGCGTGAAGGCTGCGACGACGGCGTTGCTGTCCAAACTTGCCTGA
- a CDS encoding aminotransferase class V-fold PLP-dependent enzyme, whose amino-acid sequence MTKPLLDRHLFGPGPTNAYPEATTALGYPLLGHLDPAFIERLDATCDGLRQVWGTDNSRTLPLSATGSAGMEAAFVNTVGTGDVAVIAVNGLFGERMCDVAERCGAEVIRVDHEWGQPIDPERVAKAHPNPKVIAAVHAETSTGVLSDIKALGELKGDALLIVDAVTSIGGIELLSDEWGIDVGYAGTQKCLGVAPGLAPFTISDRAFDRRIEKPQSWYLDLGMLGGYVGSASGGGRTYHHTAPVAMIASLEAALERILTEGLDNVAARHWAAGTALQDGLEEQGHKLFAAEGHRLPELTSVVVPDGVDSAAVRSYLLEHFNIEIGGGAGKYAHSVWRIGLMGPNANPSSVALLLSALPEAIEKA is encoded by the coding sequence GTGACTAAGCCCCTACTTGACCGGCACCTCTTCGGCCCCGGACCCACCAACGCGTACCCCGAAGCGACAACAGCATTGGGATACCCACTCCTCGGACACTTGGACCCAGCGTTCATCGAACGGCTAGATGCCACCTGCGACGGTCTCCGGCAAGTATGGGGAACCGACAACTCACGGACACTACCCCTCAGCGCAACAGGATCCGCTGGCATGGAAGCCGCGTTCGTCAACACCGTGGGAACCGGCGACGTAGCGGTCATAGCAGTCAACGGTCTCTTTGGAGAACGGATGTGTGACGTTGCTGAACGCTGCGGCGCCGAAGTTATCCGCGTCGATCACGAATGGGGACAACCCATAGACCCGGAGCGAGTAGCTAAGGCCCACCCAAACCCCAAAGTCATTGCAGCCGTCCACGCTGAAACCTCCACCGGGGTCCTGTCGGACATCAAAGCCCTCGGCGAACTCAAAGGAGACGCACTCCTCATCGTCGATGCCGTCACCTCCATCGGGGGAATTGAACTCCTGTCCGACGAATGGGGCATCGACGTCGGATACGCCGGCACCCAAAAATGTTTAGGCGTAGCACCAGGGCTCGCACCCTTCACCATCTCCGACCGCGCCTTTGATCGCCGCATCGAAAAGCCACAATCCTGGTACCTGGACCTCGGGATGCTTGGCGGCTATGTCGGCAGCGCATCCGGCGGAGGCCGCACTTATCACCACACAGCCCCAGTCGCGATGATCGCCAGCCTCGAAGCAGCCCTCGAACGCATCCTCACCGAAGGACTGGACAATGTTGCCGCACGCCACTGGGCCGCGGGAACCGCACTGCAAGACGGACTCGAAGAACAAGGACACAAACTGTTCGCCGCCGAAGGTCACCGGCTACCGGAGCTAACGTCCGTCGTCGTACCTGACGGAGTGGACTCCGCCGCGGTGCGTTCCTACCTACTCGAACACTTCAACATCGAAATTGGCGGCGGGGCAGGCAAATATGCGCACAGTGTGTGGCGCATTGGGCTCATGGGACCCAACGCCAACCCTTCGTCAGTCGCGTTACTCTTGAGCGCCCTTCCAGAGGCCATTGAAAAAGCCTGA